A genomic stretch from Candidatus Schekmanbacteria bacterium RIFCSPLOWO2_02_FULL_38_14 includes:
- a CDS encoding transcriptional regulator (indirectly regulates nitrogen metabolism; at high nitrogen levels P-II prevents the phosphorylation of NR-I, the transcriptional activator of the glutamine synthetase gene (glnA); at low nitrogen levels P-II is uridylylated to form PII-UMP and interacts with an adenylyltransferase (GlnE) that activates GlnA) produces the protein MKKIEAIIKPFKLDDVREKLASLGVQGMTVTEVKGFGRQKGHAELYRGAEYVVDFLPKIKIEVVVKDNMLDEVIEAILETARTGKIGDGKVFVVDVEETVRIRTGERGEEAV, from the coding sequence ATGAAAAAAATTGAAGCGATTATAAAACCCTTTAAACTTGATGATGTAAGGGAAAAACTTGCAAGTCTTGGCGTACAGGGAATGACTGTAACTGAAGTAAAGGGATTTGGGAGGCAGAAAGGGCACGCAGAACTCTACAGAGGAGCAGAATATGTGGTTGATTTTCTCCCAAAGATAAAGATTGAAGTTGTGGTAAAAGACAATATGCTTGATGAAGTTATAGAGGCAATTCTTGAAACTGCCAGGACAGGAAAGATAGGTGATGGCAAGGTCTTTGTAGTTGATGTTGAAGAAACAGTGAGGATAAGAACAGGCGAAAGAGGAGAAGAAGCAGTCTGA
- a CDS encoding ABC transporter, giving the protein MILSKPFAFLKKDLIEQASYKFSFITQFAGIFFSTILFYFISKLIGNTASAYLAPYGGNYFPFVLIGIAFSSYLSVSLSSFSSAISGAQMSGTLEALLVTQTEIPVIIVCSSLYSFLLTSLRVVFYLVLGFLLFGVEMSGHGVPAAILILFLTIIIFSSLGIMSASFIMVMKKGDPFMWVFTTLSWALGGVYYPVKMLPDWIGRFSYFLPITYAMEGVRLALLKGYSLSQLTFQVGVLVAFALIMLPLSIYLFMLAVRKAKRDGSLIHY; this is encoded by the coding sequence TTGATTTTAAGCAAGCCCTTTGCATTTCTTAAGAAGGATTTAATAGAACAGGCAAGCTACAAGTTCAGCTTCATTACGCAGTTTGCAGGGATTTTCTTTTCAACCATTTTGTTTTATTTTATTTCAAAACTCATAGGGAATACGGCATCTGCCTATCTTGCTCCCTATGGCGGCAATTACTTTCCTTTTGTTCTCATAGGTATTGCTTTCTCAAGCTATCTCTCAGTCTCGCTTTCAAGTTTTTCATCTGCAATCTCAGGCGCTCAGATGTCAGGCACGCTTGAAGCCCTTCTTGTTACGCAGACAGAAATTCCTGTAATAATAGTCTGTTCATCTCTCTACAGTTTCCTCCTTACATCACTGCGGGTGGTATTTTATCTTGTCCTTGGGTTTTTACTTTTTGGGGTTGAAATGAGCGGGCACGGGGTTCCAGCCGCAATTTTAATTTTGTTCTTAACAATTATTATTTTTTCAAGCCTTGGAATTATGTCCGCAAGTTTTATAATGGTTATGAAAAAGGGTGACCCTTTTATGTGGGTATTTACAACACTTTCCTGGGCTTTGGGAGGTGTTTATTATCCGGTTAAAATGCTTCCTGACTGGATTGGCAGGTTTTCATATTTTCTTCCAATTACCTACGCAATGGAGGGAGTAAGGCTTGCACTTCTCAAGGGCTATTCCCTGTCGCAGTTAACATTTCAGGTTGGAGTTCTGGTTGCATTTGCTCTAATAATGCTTCCTCTCAGCATCTACCTTTTTATGCTTGCTGTGAGAAAAGCAAAAAGGGACGGAAGCCTGATACACTATTAA